A section of the Deinococcus taeanensis genome encodes:
- a CDS encoding CoA transferase subunit A, with translation MNKVYPSAQAALSDIVADGQTIAVGGFGLCGIPEQLILALRDTGARDLTAVSNNAGVDGWGLGLLLQTRQIRRMISSYVGENKEFERQYLAGELELEFTPQGTLAERMRAGGAGIPGFYTRTGVGTIVAEGKEHKDFGGETFILERGIVADVALVKAWKADRAGNLVYRKTARNFNPMAATCGKVTVAEVEEIVDIGGLDPDDVDTPGIFVQRVVLNATPEKRIEQRTVRPAPQG, from the coding sequence ATGAACAAGGTGTACCCCAGCGCCCAGGCGGCGCTTTCCGACATCGTGGCCGACGGCCAGACCATCGCCGTGGGCGGCTTCGGGCTGTGCGGCATTCCCGAACAGCTGATCCTCGCGCTGCGCGACACCGGCGCGCGGGACCTCACGGCCGTGAGCAACAATGCCGGCGTGGACGGCTGGGGTCTGGGCCTGCTGCTCCAGACCCGCCAGATTCGCAGGATGATCTCCTCGTACGTCGGGGAGAACAAGGAATTCGAACGGCAGTACCTCGCCGGCGAGCTCGAACTGGAATTCACGCCGCAAGGCACCCTGGCCGAACGCATGCGCGCCGGTGGCGCCGGCATTCCCGGCTTCTATACCAGAACGGGCGTGGGCACCATCGTCGCCGAAGGCAAGGAACACAAGGACTTCGGCGGCGAGACGTTCATCCTCGAGCGCGGCATCGTGGCCGACGTCGCCCTCGTGAAAGCCTGGAAAGCGGACCGCGCCGGGAATCTCGTGTACCGCAAGACCGCCCGGAACTTCAACCCGATGGCCGCCACCTGCGGGAAGGTGACCGTCGCGGAGGTCGAGGAGATCGTGGACATCGGGGGCCTCGACCCGGACGACGTGGACACCCCCGGTATCTTCGTGCAGCGCGTCGTGCTGAACGCCACGCCTGAGAAACGCATCGAACAGCGCACCGTGCGCCCGGCGCCCCAGGGCTGA
- a CDS encoding branched-chain amino acid ABC transporter permease, whose amino-acid sequence MDLLLQTLVNGLLQSGLYALVASGLALAVGVVGIVNFAHGEYLMIGAFLAWAGSAFLGIDPLLSLPVIAVAVFGVGALTYRVSIRHVLLAPELNQMLLTFGLGILLQNLALMLLGGNTRTVSTPYQASSLQLGDLSVGGPKALAFALAALILAGLYAVLYRTTVGRQMRAVAQNRRGSQLIGINVDRVYLIAFGVSCALAAVAGVLVSVLLFASPTVGLVFALKAFAIIVMAGLGNLTGVLWAAVLLGVSEALVQTYVPGGGGWSDAVFFLMIFGTLVLRSFRGAR is encoded by the coding sequence ATGGACCTGTTGTTGCAAACCCTGGTCAACGGCCTGCTGCAAAGCGGCCTGTACGCCCTGGTCGCGTCGGGACTGGCGCTGGCGGTGGGCGTGGTGGGGATCGTGAATTTCGCGCATGGCGAGTACCTGATGATCGGCGCGTTTCTCGCCTGGGCGGGCAGCGCGTTTCTGGGCATCGACCCGCTGCTGAGCCTGCCGGTGATCGCGGTGGCTGTGTTTGGGGTCGGCGCGCTCACGTACCGCGTGAGCATCCGGCACGTGCTGCTCGCGCCGGAACTGAACCAGATGCTCCTGACCTTCGGGCTGGGCATCCTGCTGCAGAACCTCGCGCTGATGCTGCTGGGCGGCAACACCCGCACGGTCAGCACGCCCTACCAGGCCAGCAGCCTGCAATTGGGGGACCTGAGCGTGGGGGGACCGAAAGCGCTGGCGTTTGCGCTGGCGGCTCTGATCCTGGCCGGGTTGTACGCGGTGCTGTACCGCACCACCGTCGGGCGGCAGATGCGGGCGGTGGCGCAGAACCGCCGCGGGTCGCAGCTGATTGGCATCAACGTGGACCGCGTGTACCTGATTGCGTTTGGCGTGAGCTGCGCGCTGGCGGCCGTGGCGGGCGTGCTGGTGAGCGTCCTGCTGTTCGCGTCGCCCACGGTGGGCCTGGTGTTCGCGCTCAAGGCCTTTGCGATCATCGTCATGGCGGGCCTGGGGAACCTGACGGGCGTGTTGTGGGCGGCGGTCCTGCTGGGCGTCAGTGAGGCGCTCGTGCAGACGTACGTGCCGGGCGGCGGCGGCTGGAGCGACGCGGTGTTCTTCCTGATGATTTTCGGCACGCTGGTCCTGCGGTCGTTCCGGGGGGCGCGGTGA
- a CDS encoding ABC transporter ATP-binding protein: MTAAAPPSGLSPAVARVEVLRADGLAKRFGGLLAVQNVSFTHHQGEILAVIGPNGAGKTTLLNLLSGVYRPSAGRLHLMGRDVTGESMEARCHAGLGRAFQIVRPFPEMTVHENVTVGALFGKPGQRLQEARERAWALLERTGLAAHAGKAAHELTLLQDKRLEVARALATNPSVLLLDEVMAGLRPGEAQEAVALVRGVRDSGVSVLFIEHIMPVVRDLADRVVVMDQGQVIAHGTYREVTADPRVVSAYLGTEEGLHA, encoded by the coding sequence GTGACCGCCGCGGCCCCCCCGTCCGGCCTCTCCCCCGCCGTGGCGCGCGTGGAAGTGCTGCGCGCCGACGGACTCGCCAAACGCTTCGGCGGCCTGCTCGCCGTGCAGAACGTATCGTTTACCCACCACCAGGGCGAGATTCTGGCGGTGATCGGCCCGAACGGCGCGGGCAAGACCACGCTGCTGAACCTCCTGTCGGGCGTGTACCGCCCCTCGGCCGGGCGCCTGCACCTGATGGGCCGCGACGTGACCGGCGAGAGCATGGAGGCCCGCTGTCACGCCGGGCTGGGCCGCGCCTTCCAGATCGTGCGGCCCTTCCCCGAAATGACCGTGCACGAGAACGTCACGGTGGGCGCCCTGTTCGGCAAACCCGGTCAGCGGCTTCAGGAGGCGCGCGAGCGGGCCTGGGCGCTGCTGGAACGCACCGGGCTCGCCGCGCATGCTGGCAAGGCCGCGCACGAACTCACGCTGCTGCAGGACAAGCGGCTGGAGGTGGCCCGCGCACTGGCCACCAACCCCAGCGTGCTGCTGCTCGACGAGGTCATGGCTGGCCTGCGCCCCGGCGAAGCGCAGGAGGCCGTGGCCCTGGTGCGCGGCGTGCGCGACAGCGGCGTGAGCGTGCTGTTCATCGAGCACATCATGCCGGTGGTGCGTGATCTGGCCGACCGGGTCGTGGTGATGGACCAGGGGCAGGTGATTGCGCACGGCACGTACCGCGAGGTCACGGCCGACCCGCGCGTGGTGAGTGCCTACCTGGGCACCGAGGAGGGCCTGCACGCATGA
- a CDS encoding alpha/beta fold hydrolase, which translates to MSDLRTLVAVHGNFASARWWADLQANPPRGWRVLTPDLPGFAGTAHEGPVSIAGYADWLQDWLRAQGVTRPVLLGHSLGGAVVLDCAARNPQALRGLVLAASAPLGGLVTPEENYPVLELLRTAPPLMEASLGALFPSGRPANFAELVADGARMHAGHYSGNARALAAWRVEAARLAVLPVLVLGGELDTLITPDRVRAQAASLGAGAVILPGRGHGFPQEDPAGFRVHLDRFLETLPAH; encoded by the coding sequence GTGTCTGACCTCAGGACGCTGGTGGCCGTGCACGGCAATTTCGCCTCGGCGCGCTGGTGGGCGGACCTGCAGGCCAACCCGCCGCGCGGCTGGCGGGTGCTCACGCCGGACCTGCCGGGCTTTGCCGGCACCGCCCATGAGGGCCCGGTGTCCATCGCCGGGTACGCCGACTGGCTTCAGGACTGGCTGCGCGCGCAGGGCGTCACGCGGCCCGTGCTGCTCGGGCACTCGCTGGGCGGCGCGGTCGTGCTCGACTGTGCCGCGCGGAACCCGCAGGCCCTGAGGGGCCTGGTGCTGGCGGCGAGCGCCCCCCTGGGCGGGCTGGTCACGCCCGAGGAGAACTACCCGGTGCTGGAACTGCTGCGCACGGCGCCGCCCCTGATGGAAGCGAGTCTCGGGGCGCTGTTCCCGTCAGGCCGCCCGGCGAACTTCGCGGAGCTCGTGGCTGACGGCGCGCGCATGCATGCCGGGCATTACAGCGGGAACGCCCGGGCTCTGGCTGCGTGGCGGGTCGAGGCCGCCCGCCTCGCCGTGCTGCCGGTGCTGGTCCTGGGCGGCGAACTGGACACCCTGATCACGCCGGACAGGGTGCGCGCCCAGGCCGCCTCGCTGGGCGCCGGGGCGGTGATCCTGCCCGGACGCGGGCACGGTTTCCCTCAGGAGGACCCGGCGGGGTTCCGCGTGCACCTGGACCGTTTCCTGGAAACCCTCCCCGCGCACTAA
- a CDS encoding ABC transporter substrate-binding protein — protein sequence MKTLLMTGVLLAVSGASAVKVGVLLPLSGPSSVSGQAARSGYLLALDEINRAGGVLGKPLELEFADDGSNAAKAVPEFVKLVTVEKVDFMAGGVSSGVSVALSGPAKQYNTFMAWTGAASTVVEDAFADHPYFFHYHPWSYYNFEAILGYFKYLKTYKKAKNIAIAYEDGPFGSASIDATIDAFKKAGFNVVMAEKFKTASGNFGPLVSKAKAAKPDIFYWVGYDTDALPLATEIKQQNLQLGLLYGTPPSWPVGFEKNKLADNVAGLSLWLSSSPNKDSRAFVAAYKKKFGTVTDEYFAPLAYVNLKTLTAAINRAGTTDKDRVAAELAKTNVATPFGPLTFTPSLKTRYQGFKAGNWLHFQFLGDARVPVFPIKFAQKPMVYGK from the coding sequence ATGAAAACACTCCTGATGACGGGCGTTCTGCTCGCGGTGTCTGGCGCGAGCGCAGTGAAGGTCGGCGTGCTGCTTCCCCTCAGCGGGCCCAGCAGCGTCTCGGGGCAGGCGGCCCGCAGCGGCTACCTGCTGGCGCTCGATGAAATCAACCGGGCAGGCGGCGTGCTGGGCAAACCGCTGGAACTGGAATTCGCGGATGACGGCAGCAACGCGGCGAAAGCCGTGCCGGAATTCGTGAAGCTCGTGACCGTGGAGAAGGTGGATTTCATGGCGGGCGGCGTGAGCAGCGGCGTGAGCGTGGCGCTGTCAGGGCCGGCCAAGCAGTACAACACCTTCATGGCCTGGACCGGCGCGGCCTCCACGGTGGTGGAGGACGCCTTCGCCGATCATCCGTACTTCTTCCACTATCACCCCTGGTCGTACTACAACTTCGAGGCGATCCTCGGGTACTTCAAGTACCTCAAGACGTACAAGAAAGCCAAGAACATCGCCATCGCCTACGAGGACGGCCCCTTCGGCAGCGCCAGCATCGACGCGACCATCGACGCGTTCAAGAAGGCCGGGTTCAATGTCGTCATGGCTGAGAAGTTCAAGACGGCCAGCGGGAATTTCGGGCCGCTGGTCAGCAAGGCCAAGGCCGCCAAGCCCGACATCTTCTACTGGGTGGGCTACGACACGGACGCCCTGCCGCTCGCCACGGAGATCAAGCAGCAGAACCTGCAGCTGGGCCTGCTGTACGGCACGCCGCCCAGCTGGCCGGTGGGCTTCGAGAAGAACAAACTGGCGGACAACGTCGCCGGCCTGAGCCTGTGGCTGTCCAGCAGCCCGAACAAGGACAGCCGCGCGTTCGTCGCGGCGTACAAGAAGAAGTTCGGCACGGTCACCGACGAGTACTTCGCGCCGCTGGCGTACGTGAACCTCAAGACGCTCACCGCTGCCATCAACCGCGCCGGCACAACCGACAAGGACCGCGTGGCGGCGGAACTGGCCAAGACGAACGTGGCCACACCCTTCGGGCCTCTGACCTTCACCCCCAGCCTGAAAACCAGGTACCAGGGCTTCAAGGCCGGCAACTGGCTGCACTTCCAGTTCCTCGGGGACGCCCGCGTGCCGGTCTTCCCGATCAAGTTCGCGCAGAAACCCATGGTGTACGGCAAGTAA
- the nadE gene encoding ammonia-dependent NAD(+) synthetase encodes MTTLREQIQRELCAQSAIDPAAEIERRVAFLCAYAVASRTRGFVLGISGGQDSTLAGRLCQLAAERLRAQGHEATFVAARLPYGVQADEADAQRALAFIRPDRTVTVNIRASADAAAQASADALGEALRDFVRGNVKARERMVAQYALAGQLNLLVVGTDHAAEALTGFFTKYGDGGVDLTPLTGLSKRQGAALLAHLGAPEATWRKVPTADLEDSRPGLPDEVALGVTYTQIDDYLEGQPVPDDVAARLEGLYRQTRHKRTVPVTPFDTWWADDPR; translated from the coding sequence ATGACCACCCTGAGGGAGCAGATTCAGCGTGAACTCTGCGCGCAGAGCGCGATTGACCCGGCGGCGGAAATTGAGCGGCGCGTGGCGTTCCTGTGTGCCTATGCGGTCGCCTCACGCACGCGGGGGTTCGTGCTGGGCATCAGCGGCGGGCAGGACAGCACGCTCGCGGGCCGGCTGTGCCAGCTGGCCGCCGAGCGCCTGCGCGCCCAGGGTCACGAGGCGACGTTCGTGGCGGCCCGCCTGCCGTACGGCGTGCAGGCCGACGAGGCCGACGCTCAGCGGGCCCTGGCGTTCATCCGTCCGGACCGGACCGTAACCGTGAACATCAGGGCGTCCGCGGACGCCGCGGCGCAGGCATCGGCGGACGCCCTGGGTGAGGCGCTGCGGGACTTCGTGCGCGGGAACGTGAAGGCGCGCGAACGCATGGTGGCGCAGTACGCGCTGGCCGGGCAGTTGAACCTGCTGGTCGTGGGCACCGACCACGCCGCCGAGGCACTCACCGGGTTCTTCACGAAGTACGGCGACGGCGGCGTGGACCTCACGCCCCTGACCGGACTGAGCAAACGACAGGGCGCGGCCCTTCTCGCGCACCTGGGCGCCCCGGAAGCGACGTGGCGCAAAGTGCCCACCGCGGACCTGGAAGACAGCCGGCCCGGCCTGCCGGACGAGGTGGCGCTCGGCGTGACCTACACGCAGATCGACGATTACCTTGAAGGCCAGCCGGTGCCCGACGACGTGGCCGCGCGCCTGGAGGGCCTGTACCGGCAGACGCGCCACAAGCGCACCGTGCCGGTCACGCCGTTCGACACGTGGTGGGCAGACGACCCGCGCTGA
- a CDS encoding alpha/beta fold hydrolase, which yields MTPGTSGWTRAPAGGPGTFELRGELTIQGVAVPLRLGGQAWGELNAARDNAVLVCHHYTGTMRAAGRNPDGTPGWWDTLIGPGRALDTDRYHVVCLNTLGNVQVQDPAVVTTGPATPHPDGRPWGERFPAWTMADLHAAQRGLLRALGAPHWHAVTGPSFGGMQALQWAARTPALAPRVAAIVSSPVAGPVLRGVFGPVLRSAASAGGASALHETLRVITFFGLGADGLEATFRRDDLDAYLRTRTVNADLAHVLEIGRAVQTHDITAICPPGALHQQWREHGTRLLSVNVRGDQFFPAAEMRDFAAQAQAAGVTFNHLEFDSPRGHLGGLADTDAFEAPLRALLESDARPPVRSVPEVRRV from the coding sequence ATGACGCCCGGCACCTCCGGATGGACCCGGGCGCCAGCAGGCGGGCCCGGCACGTTCGAACTGCGCGGTGAACTGACGATTCAGGGCGTTGCGGTGCCGCTGCGGCTGGGCGGTCAGGCCTGGGGCGAACTGAACGCCGCGCGGGACAACGCGGTGCTCGTCTGCCATCACTACACCGGCACCATGCGGGCCGCCGGACGGAACCCGGACGGCACGCCCGGCTGGTGGGACACCCTGATCGGCCCCGGCCGGGCGCTGGATACCGACCGGTACCACGTGGTGTGCCTGAACACCCTGGGTAACGTGCAGGTGCAGGACCCGGCCGTGGTGACGACCGGCCCGGCCACGCCCCACCCGGACGGCCGCCCGTGGGGCGAACGTTTCCCGGCGTGGACCATGGCGGACCTGCACGCCGCGCAGCGCGGCCTGCTGCGCGCGTTGGGCGCCCCGCACTGGCACGCGGTCACGGGACCCAGTTTCGGGGGAATGCAGGCGCTGCAGTGGGCGGCGCGCACGCCGGCACTGGCGCCGCGGGTGGCGGCCATCGTGAGCAGCCCGGTGGCGGGCCCGGTGCTGCGCGGCGTGTTCGGCCCGGTGCTGCGCAGCGCGGCCAGTGCGGGGGGGGCCAGTGCGCTGCACGAGACCCTGCGGGTGATCACGTTCTTCGGTCTGGGTGCCGACGGCCTGGAGGCCACGTTCCGCCGTGACGACCTGGACGCGTACCTGCGCACCCGCACGGTGAACGCGGACCTCGCGCACGTGCTGGAAATCGGCCGGGCCGTGCAGACGCATGACATCACCGCCATTTGCCCGCCGGGCGCGCTGCACCAGCAGTGGCGGGAGCACGGCACGCGGCTGCTGAGCGTGAACGTCCGCGGCGACCAGTTCTTCCCGGCTGCGGAAATGCGCGACTTCGCCGCGCAGGCGCAGGCGGCGGGCGTGACGTTCAACCACCTGGAGTTCGATTCTCCCCGGGGACACCTGGGGGGCCTCGCCGACACCGACGCGTTCGAGGCGCCGCTGCGCGCCCTGCTGGAGAGCGACGCGCGGCCTCCCGTGCGCTCCGTGCCGGAGGTCCGCCGTGTCTGA
- a CDS encoding branched-chain amino acid ABC transporter permease produces the protein MSAPQVQAHRAPGGLPRSDLNAGTLGPLLGFLLLAAVFPFLPLGTRAEFLLQIAFFTLVAGIMALSWDILARSGQVSLAHAAFFGLGAYGYALLLKAGLPWLLAMPVAALLAGVASLILGAVTMRLSGMYFAIATLAFTEVVRTVIQNLPEGVAGGANGLLVPALLGGNSRAQYFLAWGLLALTVLVSLAVRLTRLHFAFAAIRQGEETARVLGVSIVRFKLLAFFISSVLAALAGVLYAGKTFFINPLETFSLANSIAPLTTSIFGGLYTTLGPVLGATVLRVAEELLHNSVKNGYLVVYGLVLMLSILWLPRGLMGLRRTRKHGGDL, from the coding sequence GTGAGCGCCCCGCAGGTTCAGGCGCACCGCGCTCCGGGCGGCCTGCCGCGCAGCGACCTGAACGCCGGGACCCTGGGGCCCCTGCTGGGCTTCCTGCTGCTGGCGGCCGTGTTTCCGTTCCTGCCGCTGGGCACCCGCGCGGAATTCCTGCTGCAGATCGCGTTCTTCACGCTGGTGGCGGGGATCATGGCGCTGTCGTGGGACATTCTGGCGCGCAGCGGGCAGGTGAGCCTGGCGCACGCGGCGTTCTTCGGGCTGGGCGCGTACGGGTACGCGCTGCTGCTGAAAGCGGGCCTGCCGTGGCTGCTGGCCATGCCTGTCGCGGCGCTTCTTGCGGGTGTGGCCAGCCTGATTCTGGGCGCCGTGACGATGCGCCTGAGCGGCATGTACTTCGCGATTGCCACGCTGGCCTTCACGGAGGTCGTGCGGACCGTCATCCAGAACCTCCCCGAGGGCGTGGCGGGCGGCGCGAACGGACTGCTGGTGCCGGCGCTGCTGGGCGGCAACAGCCGCGCGCAGTACTTCCTGGCGTGGGGCCTGCTGGCCCTCACGGTTCTCGTGAGTCTTGCGGTGCGCCTGACCCGGCTGCACTTTGCGTTCGCGGCCATCCGGCAGGGCGAGGAAACGGCGCGGGTGCTGGGCGTCAGCATCGTGCGGTTCAAGCTGCTGGCCTTCTTTATCTCCAGCGTGCTGGCGGCCCTGGCGGGCGTGCTGTACGCCGGGAAGACGTTCTTCATCAATCCTCTGGAGACGTTCAGTCTGGCGAATTCCATCGCGCCGCTCACCACCTCGATCTTCGGGGGGCTGTACACCACGCTGGGCCCGGTGCTGGGCGCGACCGTGCTGCGCGTCGCAGAGGAACTCCTGCACAACAGCGTGAAGAACGGCTACCTGGTGGTGTACGGGCTGGTGCTGATGCTGAGCATCCTGTGGTTGCCGCGCGGCCTGATGGGCCTGCGCCGCACCCGCAAACATGGAGGTGACCTGTGA